From Humibacter ginsenosidimutans, a single genomic window includes:
- a CDS encoding carbohydrate ABC transporter permease: MTTSNTDAGVAATNALSSTGAASAAPVEARTTDRTPRTKRHRHPRRDNLVAYLMLAPMVVLLIIFVIIPFINAGYLSFFNWSFYKPSEFVGFRNYVNVLEDPDFLGSIGRGLYFAAMVVPTGMILAFVFANVVKGLGKKLSGFVKTSVYIPTIISGVIASIIFVVIYDYSGGILNWFLGLFGVQPIAWLADPSIALPALAVPAVWIGFGITALIMLAGMLDIPDSYYEAASLDGAGWFKQMLFITIPSLKNVILYLLIAGFTAAIQEINLPLVMTQGGPLNSTLLPNLYLFNHFTQDTYQGMPIAGALLLFIVLGAISAAIFSILNSDKAVDG, translated from the coding sequence GTGACCACATCGAACACGGATGCCGGGGTCGCAGCGACCAATGCGCTCTCCTCGACGGGCGCCGCTTCAGCGGCGCCCGTCGAGGCGCGAACGACTGACCGGACTCCGCGGACCAAGCGCCATCGGCATCCGCGTCGCGACAACCTCGTCGCCTATCTGATGCTGGCGCCGATGGTGGTGCTGCTCATCATCTTCGTGATCATCCCCTTCATCAACGCCGGCTACCTGAGCTTCTTCAACTGGAGCTTCTACAAGCCGAGTGAATTCGTGGGATTCCGCAACTACGTCAACGTGCTCGAAGATCCCGACTTCCTGGGTTCGATCGGACGCGGCCTCTACTTCGCGGCCATGGTCGTTCCGACCGGCATGATCCTTGCGTTCGTCTTCGCGAACGTGGTGAAGGGGCTCGGCAAGAAACTCTCGGGCTTCGTGAAGACCTCGGTCTACATTCCCACGATCATCTCGGGCGTCATCGCCTCGATCATCTTCGTCGTCATCTACGACTATTCAGGCGGAATCCTCAACTGGTTCCTCGGCCTGTTCGGAGTGCAGCCGATCGCATGGCTCGCCGATCCATCGATCGCGTTGCCTGCGCTTGCCGTGCCTGCGGTGTGGATCGGATTCGGCATCACCGCTCTGATCATGCTGGCGGGCATGCTCGACATTCCAGACAGCTATTACGAAGCCGCGTCACTCGACGGTGCCGGCTGGTTCAAGCAGATGCTCTTCATCACGATCCCCTCGCTGAAGAACGTGATTCTCTACCTGCTCATCGCCGGCTTCACCGCGGCGATCCAGGAGATCAATCTGCCGTTGGTCATGACCCAGGGTGGCCCGCTCAATTCGACGCTCCTGCCCAATCTGTATCTCTTCAATCACTTCACACAGGACACCTATCAGGGCATGCCGATCGCCGGGGCCCTGCTGCTGTTCATCGTGCTGGGCGCCATCTCAGCAGCGATCTTCAGCATCCTCAACTCGGACAAGGCGGTGGACGGCTGA
- a CDS encoding ABC transporter substrate-binding protein: MLQGILLTAAVPLGTSLLTGCGSGTPGQPAGDGSSNGRKVINFWSQQFEDWQSAWEKKHVAAFNASQKKFQVNLQIVPADAWAQKLKAAQAAGNGPDVYTISYGNIGSAVSTGALAPLNDLIKGQYLDDIDPSIAKFVSAKSSPSASLKQYAYPWLVEPSTVMFYRKDLFQAAGLDPDKPPTRWDQLPDIAAKLKKGNVYGLGTASVAADLSWSSWGLQQNAAGHYPVKTDWSSADPTIAPYQELANFYKSLYTSGGMPKQALSAYADGTPLGQGKLAMQITGSWFIGLLRQQFPKMEDKIAAAPMVSIDGDQTRPTATLGGWTLAIDAKSKVQEGAADFITYMLASGDDVMMDYFKASGWSKYATRTSIVKAIDADSSAQADPFRKLITDKIVKYGVPEATYPIDLSTDMATAIEKTMKGTSADQALATAKQQMNQYINNNKLVGTNTQSSVQSGS; encoded by the coding sequence GTGCTTCAGGGCATCCTGCTCACCGCCGCCGTCCCCCTCGGCACCTCTCTTCTCACCGGCTGCGGAAGCGGCACCCCCGGCCAACCCGCGGGCGACGGCAGCAGCAACGGCCGCAAAGTCATCAACTTCTGGTCTCAGCAGTTCGAGGACTGGCAGTCCGCCTGGGAGAAGAAGCACGTCGCCGCGTTCAACGCCAGCCAGAAGAAGTTCCAGGTCAACCTGCAGATCGTCCCGGCCGACGCATGGGCGCAGAAGCTGAAGGCCGCGCAGGCCGCGGGGAATGGACCTGACGTCTACACGATCAGCTATGGCAACATCGGCTCCGCTGTTTCCACCGGTGCGCTGGCACCCTTGAACGACCTGATCAAGGGCCAGTACCTCGATGACATCGACCCGTCGATCGCGAAGTTCGTCAGCGCCAAGTCATCACCGTCCGCGTCGCTCAAGCAGTACGCCTATCCCTGGCTGGTAGAACCGTCGACGGTGATGTTCTACCGCAAGGATCTGTTCCAGGCTGCCGGCCTGGACCCCGACAAGCCCCCGACACGATGGGATCAGCTTCCCGACATCGCGGCAAAACTGAAGAAGGGCAACGTGTACGGACTGGGCACGGCCTCGGTCGCCGCAGATCTCTCCTGGTCCAGCTGGGGCCTTCAGCAGAACGCTGCCGGCCACTATCCGGTCAAGACGGACTGGTCGTCGGCCGACCCGACCATCGCCCCGTACCAGGAGCTCGCGAACTTCTACAAGAGCCTCTACACCAGTGGGGGGATGCCGAAGCAGGCGCTCTCGGCCTATGCGGACGGCACGCCGCTCGGTCAGGGCAAGCTCGCCATGCAGATCACCGGCTCGTGGTTCATCGGACTGCTGCGCCAGCAGTTCCCGAAGATGGAGGACAAGATCGCCGCGGCGCCGATGGTGTCGATCGACGGCGACCAGACCCGCCCCACCGCGACGCTCGGAGGTTGGACACTCGCGATCGACGCCAAGTCGAAGGTGCAAGAGGGGGCCGCTGACTTCATCACCTACATGCTCGCGTCCGGTGACGACGTGATGATGGACTACTTCAAGGCATCGGGCTGGTCGAAATATGCCACTCGCACATCCATCGTCAAGGCGATCGATGCCGACTCGTCCGCCCAGGCGGACCCGTTCCGCAAGCTCATCACGGACAAGATCGTGAAGTACGGCGTGCCGGAGGCGACCTATCCCATCGATCTCAGCACCGATATGGCCACCGCCATCGAGAAGACGATGAAAGGCACGTCGGCCGATCAAGCTCTGGCGACCGCCAAACAGCAGATGAACCAGTACATCAACAACAACAAGCTCGTGGGCACCAACACCCAGTCGAGCGTCCAGTCGGGATCGTGA
- a CDS encoding FGGY-family carbohydrate kinase, protein MTRSVALGLDIGTSSSKGVLVDRDGRIMCSAVREHSVSRPRAGWAEMDASLWWAEFVAIARELLAHAGDVEVIAVGVSGMGPCLLAVDDDGAPLRPALLYGVDMRAREQIASMTHDYGGDEEIERRTGARLSTQAVGPKLRWMREEEPELFARARRMFMPSSWLVWNLTGEYVLDHHSASQCWPLYDPVAEGWLRSWASEIAGPIGLPELKWPGDIAGVVTERAAQETGLPTGIPVIAGTIDAWSEAVSVDAQNTGDLMLMYGTTMFLVNTVGRALAAPGLWGTAGAFRGTHSLAAGMATSGAITAWLRELSGGTPYPELLREAADSGPGARGLLMLPYFAGERTPIADPDARGTIFGLTVTHARGDLYRAALEATAFGVRHNVEAMVEGGGLVQRIVAVGGGVQGELWAQIVTDVLGRDQEVPTQTVGASLGAAYLATRAVDDSVSIRRWNPPRATLRPNPRVRRLYDERYALYRQAYGDTVQVTHALASVQT, encoded by the coding sequence ATGACACGAAGCGTGGCACTGGGGCTCGACATCGGCACATCCAGCAGCAAAGGGGTGCTGGTGGACCGCGACGGCCGCATCATGTGCTCAGCCGTGCGGGAGCATTCCGTCAGCCGCCCGCGTGCGGGATGGGCGGAAATGGATGCCTCGCTCTGGTGGGCCGAATTCGTCGCGATCGCTCGCGAGCTGCTCGCGCATGCCGGCGATGTGGAGGTGATCGCCGTCGGAGTGAGCGGCATGGGGCCGTGCCTCTTGGCGGTCGACGACGACGGAGCGCCACTGCGGCCCGCCCTCTTGTACGGGGTCGACATGCGGGCACGCGAACAGATCGCCTCGATGACACATGACTATGGCGGAGACGAGGAGATCGAGCGTCGCACGGGGGCGCGCCTCTCGACTCAAGCCGTCGGGCCCAAGCTGCGTTGGATGCGCGAAGAGGAGCCCGAGCTCTTCGCGCGTGCGCGCCGCATGTTCATGCCCAGCTCGTGGCTGGTGTGGAATCTGACAGGCGAATATGTTCTCGATCACCACTCTGCGAGCCAGTGCTGGCCGCTCTACGACCCGGTGGCGGAGGGCTGGCTCAGGTCGTGGGCTTCTGAGATCGCGGGGCCGATCGGACTGCCGGAGCTGAAGTGGCCAGGAGACATCGCAGGAGTCGTCACCGAACGGGCGGCGCAGGAAACCGGTCTGCCGACGGGCATCCCCGTGATCGCCGGCACGATCGATGCCTGGTCGGAGGCGGTCAGTGTGGACGCTCAGAACACGGGCGATCTGATGCTCATGTACGGCACCACGATGTTCCTGGTCAACACGGTCGGCAGGGCGCTTGCGGCACCGGGTCTCTGGGGCACCGCCGGCGCCTTTCGCGGTACGCACTCGCTGGCCGCCGGCATGGCCACGTCGGGCGCCATCACGGCGTGGCTTCGTGAGCTGTCGGGTGGAACGCCATACCCCGAACTGCTGCGGGAGGCGGCAGACTCCGGTCCTGGTGCTCGTGGGCTGCTCATGCTTCCGTACTTCGCGGGCGAGCGCACGCCGATCGCCGATCCCGATGCGCGGGGGACGATCTTCGGGCTCACGGTGACGCATGCCCGAGGGGACCTCTACCGAGCGGCGCTGGAGGCCACGGCGTTCGGGGTGCGGCACAACGTGGAGGCAATGGTCGAGGGCGGCGGTCTGGTGCAGCGCATCGTGGCCGTCGGCGGCGGGGTGCAGGGCGAGCTCTGGGCGCAGATCGTCACCGATGTTCTCGGGCGCGACCAAGAGGTGCCCACCCAGACGGTCGGAGCGAGTCTCGGGGCGGCCTACCTCGCCACGCGGGCCGTGGATGACTCGGTCTCCATTCGCCGTTGGAATCCGCCGCGTGCCACGCTCCGCCCGAATCCCCGTGTGCGAAGGCTCTACGACGAGCGCTATGCGCTCTATCGCCAGGCATACGGCGACACGGTACAGGTGACTCACGCCCTGGCGTCGGTTCAGACGTGA
- a CDS encoding GH116 family glycosyl-hydrolase, whose protein sequence is MTASETARLLGPDATVAAFPLGGIGTGNVSLGARGELRDWEISNHPDKGTWLPFTFFAIRAEAPDSPAVVKLLESRLQNPHEGDSGYHIGKVAGLPRMASSRMSGMYPIATVEFDDDELPVSVRLTAFTPLVALDPDDSGIPGAVLRYTVTNDTNTRILVHLAAAMSNPVAITGHNVFQFPEYAGMPSVAFEDEAGMRGLAFGTDLQADDVRYGTAALTTTEDVTAIPCWPVDFWQDGIQLFWDAFTATGRLEPSPVFSLDGDDPAKLPRLRTGSMSVERDLAPGESHDFEFVLSWHTPNRRKAWNGMVGLPNTHADEVVRNQYATRYADAWSVAADLTHRLPQLEASTRAFRDALFASTLPPEVVDAASSTLVAARSTTCFRIADGTPEGRFAAWEGSFDHAGSCEGTCTHVWNYAQTLAALFPSLERNARRNEFMNETLPDGRMRFRTNSVFDAEPLEFHPAVDGQMGTIVRLYREWRTSGDDGFLSELWPAARLALDFAFAEWDSDGDGVLDSRQHNTYDIEFYGENSLANSMFIAALAAGARMAEHLGDGEAGERYSRAAATASALVDRMLFNGEYYDQRLDDVDAQRYQYGTGCLSDQLFGQTLAHLVGLGHILPADHVRSAVEAIHRHNFRRGFDAYASVQRTYALNDEEGLVLCTWPNGGRPHIPFVYSDEVWTGIEYQVATHLIYEGLVDEGLEIVRATRARHDGIRRNPWNEAECGNHYARSMASWGVLLALTGADWDAPGGRLRFAPARAVFRDGRVRIPFTAGTGWGVIDADARGASLRVLGGHVGAVTIELAHPDLGTLTASTAGLAAGDSIDLSPSPTPRENSK, encoded by the coding sequence ATGACTGCGAGCGAGACTGCGCGACTGCTCGGCCCCGACGCGACCGTCGCCGCCTTCCCGCTCGGCGGAATCGGCACCGGCAACGTCTCGCTCGGTGCCCGCGGCGAGTTGCGCGACTGGGAGATCTCGAACCATCCTGACAAGGGCACCTGGCTGCCGTTCACGTTCTTCGCCATTCGCGCCGAAGCGCCGGACTCGCCCGCGGTGGTGAAGCTGCTGGAGAGCAGGCTCCAGAATCCGCATGAAGGCGATTCGGGCTACCACATCGGCAAGGTGGCCGGCCTGCCGCGCATGGCCTCATCCCGCATGTCCGGCATGTATCCGATCGCCACCGTCGAGTTCGACGACGACGAGCTGCCGGTGAGCGTGCGCCTCACGGCGTTCACCCCGCTCGTCGCGCTGGATCCGGACGACTCGGGCATCCCCGGCGCCGTGCTCCGCTACACGGTCACCAACGATACGAACACCCGCATTCTGGTCCACCTGGCGGCGGCCATGTCGAACCCGGTCGCGATCACCGGGCACAACGTGTTCCAGTTCCCGGAGTACGCGGGGATGCCGTCCGTCGCCTTCGAAGACGAGGCGGGCATGCGCGGTCTCGCGTTCGGCACCGACCTGCAGGCCGACGACGTGCGTTACGGCACCGCAGCGCTGACCACCACGGAAGACGTCACGGCGATTCCGTGCTGGCCGGTCGATTTCTGGCAGGACGGCATCCAGCTGTTCTGGGATGCCTTCACCGCGACCGGTCGTCTCGAGCCGTCGCCGGTGTTCAGTCTGGACGGCGACGACCCGGCCAAGCTGCCCAGGCTGCGCACCGGCAGCATGTCGGTCGAGCGAGACCTGGCGCCGGGTGAGTCGCACGACTTCGAGTTCGTGCTGAGCTGGCACACCCCGAATCGGCGGAAGGCCTGGAACGGCATGGTCGGCCTGCCGAACACCCACGCCGACGAGGTGGTCCGCAACCAGTACGCCACCCGATACGCGGATGCCTGGTCCGTCGCCGCCGACCTCACGCACCGACTGCCCCAGCTGGAGGCATCCACGCGGGCGTTCCGCGATGCGCTCTTTGCGAGCACGCTGCCGCCGGAGGTGGTGGATGCCGCGAGCTCGACTCTCGTCGCCGCGCGCAGCACCACGTGCTTCCGCATTGCGGACGGAACGCCGGAGGGACGGTTCGCCGCGTGGGAGGGCAGCTTCGACCACGCGGGAAGTTGCGAGGGAACCTGCACACACGTGTGGAACTACGCGCAGACCCTCGCGGCGCTGTTTCCGAGTCTGGAGCGCAACGCTCGCCGCAACGAATTCATGAATGAGACGCTGCCCGACGGCAGGATGCGATTCCGCACCAACTCCGTGTTCGACGCCGAGCCGCTGGAGTTCCATCCGGCGGTCGACGGGCAGATGGGCACGATCGTGCGGCTCTATCGCGAGTGGCGCACGAGCGGTGACGACGGCTTCTTGTCCGAGCTCTGGCCGGCGGCCAGGCTGGCACTCGACTTCGCGTTCGCCGAGTGGGACTCCGACGGCGACGGCGTGCTCGACAGCCGGCAGCACAACACCTACGACATCGAGTTCTACGGCGAGAACTCGCTCGCCAACTCCATGTTCATCGCGGCGCTCGCCGCGGGGGCACGCATGGCGGAGCACCTCGGCGACGGGGAAGCCGGCGAGCGGTACTCGCGCGCCGCGGCGACGGCATCCGCGCTGGTCGACCGCATGCTGTTCAACGGCGAGTACTACGATCAACGGCTCGACGACGTCGACGCTCAGCGCTATCAATACGGCACGGGATGCCTGAGCGATCAGCTGTTCGGCCAGACTCTGGCGCACCTCGTGGGACTCGGGCACATCTTGCCCGCCGATCACGTGCGCTCGGCCGTCGAGGCCATCCATCGACACAACTTCCGCAGGGGATTCGACGCCTACGCGAGCGTGCAGCGCACGTACGCGCTGAACGACGAGGAGGGCCTGGTGCTGTGCACCTGGCCGAACGGCGGTCGCCCGCACATCCCGTTCGTCTATTCCGACGAGGTGTGGACCGGCATCGAATACCAGGTCGCCACGCACCTCATCTACGAGGGTCTCGTCGACGAAGGGCTCGAAATCGTGCGGGCGACGCGAGCCAGGCACGACGGCATCCGGCGCAATCCGTGGAACGAGGCGGAGTGCGGCAACCACTACGCGCGCTCGATGGCCAGCTGGGGTGTTCTGCTCGCGCTGACCGGCGCCGACTGGGATGCTCCGGGCGGCCGACTGCGCTTCGCCCCTGCGCGGGCGGTCTTCCGCGACGGGCGCGTGAGGATCCCGTTCACGGCCGGCACGGGGTGGGGCGTCATCGACGCGGACGCCCGTGGCGCGTCGCTGCGCGTGCTCGGCGGACACGTCGGCGCCGTGACGATCGAGCTCGCGCATCCCGATCTCGGCACCCTCACCGCGTCGACGGCGGGACTCGCCGCCGGAGACTCCATCGACCTCAGCCCATCACCAACACCACGGGAGAACTCGAAATGA
- a CDS encoding fucose isomerase — translation MSTYTLPTALTRPEAEPRTLYTVASGDLRPSANIKCWPTQQKLEDDFAAAVESLGWSVTRAHPFDESKGHGFIDSQRAGIEVFKGIPVDAPVVVVDAVWQYSHHVLPGLRTHRGPILVVANWAGDFPGLVGLLNLTGSMTKAQVPYSALWSPDFTDDWAREKLGEWLETGGIVHDLSHVRDLPALDVDSAEVQLGVALARQLRDEKAIIGVFDEGCMGMYNAIFDDELLNPLGIFKERLSQSALVAEMKRVTEAEASAVKSWLDDRGFEFRFGTDAATELTEDQVMSQFRMYVAALRIADDFGLDAVGIQYQQGLKDTVPASDLAEGLLNNLERPAVFSRDGSRELYAGVALPHFNEVDEGVAVDALVTNRIWTAMGLDPATTLHDIRWGEEYDGEFVWVFEISGSVPASHNGGYDKSYAMRQDPMFFPLGGGTLSGCSKPGEIVWSRVFIMDGELHVDLGRGHVAGLPAEETQRRLDATNPEWPIMNAVLHGVSRDQLMARHKANHAQVVYAPDADTADRALLAKAALFDELGVHVHLCGDVSV, via the coding sequence ATGAGCACCTACACGCTGCCGACCGCACTTACTCGTCCGGAGGCCGAGCCCCGAACGCTGTACACGGTGGCCAGCGGCGATCTGCGGCCCAGCGCGAACATCAAGTGCTGGCCGACGCAGCAGAAGCTGGAAGACGATTTCGCCGCTGCGGTCGAGTCCCTCGGATGGTCGGTCACGAGAGCGCACCCGTTCGACGAGAGCAAGGGCCACGGCTTCATCGACAGTCAGCGCGCGGGCATCGAGGTGTTCAAAGGCATCCCCGTCGATGCGCCCGTCGTCGTGGTCGACGCGGTCTGGCAGTACAGCCACCACGTGCTGCCCGGACTGCGCACGCATCGCGGGCCGATTCTCGTCGTGGCGAACTGGGCGGGGGATTTTCCCGGCCTGGTCGGATTGCTCAACCTCACCGGCAGCATGACGAAGGCGCAGGTGCCCTACTCGGCGCTGTGGAGCCCGGACTTCACCGACGACTGGGCCCGCGAGAAGCTCGGTGAGTGGCTCGAGACCGGCGGGATCGTGCACGACCTCTCGCACGTGCGGGATCTTCCCGCGCTCGACGTCGACAGTGCGGAGGTACAGCTCGGCGTCGCCCTGGCTCGTCAGCTGCGCGACGAGAAGGCCATCATCGGGGTCTTCGACGAGGGCTGCATGGGAATGTACAACGCGATCTTCGATGACGAACTGCTCAATCCGCTCGGCATCTTCAAGGAGCGGCTGTCGCAGAGCGCGCTCGTCGCGGAGATGAAGAGGGTGACGGAGGCCGAGGCATCGGCGGTGAAGTCGTGGCTCGACGATCGCGGGTTCGAGTTCCGATTCGGCACCGATGCGGCCACCGAGCTCACCGAGGACCAGGTGATGAGCCAATTCCGCATGTACGTGGCCGCCCTGCGCATCGCCGATGACTTCGGACTGGATGCCGTCGGCATCCAGTACCAGCAGGGCTTGAAGGACACCGTGCCGGCCAGTGACCTCGCCGAGGGGCTGCTGAACAACCTCGAGCGCCCAGCGGTGTTCAGCCGTGACGGGAGCCGCGAGTTGTACGCGGGTGTGGCGCTTCCGCACTTCAACGAGGTGGACGAAGGCGTGGCCGTGGACGCGCTGGTCACGAACCGCATCTGGACGGCGATGGGACTCGACCCGGCCACAACGCTTCACGACATCCGGTGGGGCGAAGAATACGACGGCGAGTTCGTCTGGGTCTTCGAGATCTCCGGCTCGGTGCCGGCCTCGCACAACGGCGGCTACGACAAGAGCTATGCCATGCGGCAGGACCCGATGTTCTTCCCGCTCGGCGGCGGCACGCTCAGCGGATGCTCCAAGCCCGGCGAGATCGTGTGGTCGCGCGTGTTCATCATGGACGGCGAGCTGCACGTCGACCTCGGCCGCGGACACGTCGCCGGCCTGCCGGCCGAGGAGACGCAGCGTCGCCTCGACGCCACGAACCCGGAATGGCCCATCATGAACGCCGTGCTGCACGGGGTGAGTCGCGATCAGCTCATGGCACGGCACAAGGCCAACCATGCGCAGGTCGTGTACGCGCCGGATGCCGACACCGCCGACCGTGCGCTGCTCGCCAAGGCGGCGCTCTTCGACGAACTCGGTGTGCACGTGCACCTCTGCGGCGACGTCTCGGTCTGA